The Bombyx mori chromosome 28, ASM3026992v2 genomic interval atttaatttagccCATAAAAGTTAGCCGACTGGAAAAGTGAAAGGAAATAAAACCTAGTACCCAAACTGGTACCCAAAATGGAATGTAGTTGACCAAAAAAAAGGTTTAGGCCACTACAATcatgaaaaaaattacatatttatttattagataattAAATGAGTCAATACATAGAGCGCTATTAGGCTGAGATATTACCATTACCATCACCTAGTGGACTACGACAGTGTACATAGTATTGTTCGAAATTGGATAGCATAGAGAATTTGATGTTTCATAAACTCTTTACTTATAAAAAATGAACATGTCATtgtgacttttttattgcttagatgtgtggacgagctcacagcccacctggtgttaagtggttactggagcccatagacatctacaacgtaaaccttGAGATGTTATAAGTTCTAGaagcattactccttcacggcaaaactaggcagggtagtggtatctacccgcgcgaactcacaagaggtcctaccaccagtaaaaaactattttattttattaaactattttatgtaAACCAATAAATATGCAGCAGTTTTAAACTATGAATGCTTTATTCGAATAATCTATAGATGCGGAACCGTATTGTCTATCAGCAAGCGCCATATTAGTCCGAAACGCATTTCAAATGAGCCGCaattaaatagaatagaaaCTGGATTAGGTTCTACACCAATTTGGCTATTGGTTTGAACGTTCGTTTGGATAATAGCCAATTCGATGGTGGATTGATTTAAACAAATTCTACAAATCTATTATCGGCTGTGCTTGCTTTGTCGGCTTAAGCTCGTATTTAATCTGTTCTATAAATTTGTCCACAAATTCTATAATATTCGTATGAgtagtttaatttataaatccaTATATAAATCCAAataggcgtctaatgcaaaggttattggatccgatggatccgtaaggacgtgtatcGGCAATTGTGGACTCCAGTTATTTCTGGTAATTACTTGTAggctttgttttaaaaaatacgtCAGGGTAGTAAAAGATGACCTAAGATTCCAGATCGTTCCAGAATTTAGTAGACTCTGAGGAGAAAATAGCATCTAATCGTAAAAAGAGATAAGATCTACTCCGCTAACAAGTGATGGTAAATTCAGTAACATTTGAAAAATTATCCAAATTGTCGTTATAGATGACATAAGATCAGACCGTTCCAGAATTTTGTAGAGTCTGAGGAGAAAATAGCATCTAATCGTAAAAAGAGATAAGATCTACTCCACTAACGAGTGATGGTAAATTCAGTAACATTTGAAGAATATCCAAATTGTTTTTATGGAATATacgagaatataataatatggaataTAGATCATTCACAAAGTCCCTCCGAAACCTAAAGACTAATAACGTCACAAAAATAGCTTCCTCGAAAACCCGAATTCTAGGTCTCTGTTTCAAAAGGGGgataaatgatattttaaacGCCAAAAAGTAGATTTTTGAATTGAGATTATCCTCCAAATGACTTTGGAACTGATTCTCGCCAGATAGTTTGACATTAAGAAGCCCTAAACTCTcaattatttatacaaatatgAATGTTTTATTCAATTGCTAcctccatttaaaaaaaaataccttatttCTAGTCAGCTTGATCGAAAGGCCACCATAATTTCATGGGTATTCAATAATTAGTAGCCGTATCGCTTACCTCTACTTGAAAATTTACACAGAAAATGTTGATGGACCTTGTCAGATTAACAAAGAAAGATTTCGAGGAGATGCTTACCTTGACATGTCTTCCATGTGCTGAAAAAAATCTGTTATCAGCACTGTAGGTGACCAGTCCCACTGAGAGCAGTGAGTAGTCTTTTCTTCTGATCCAAGTAACCTGAAAGTTTATGATTATAAATATGgataattttaaagttatacCCTAATACAAATTTGGACCAAATACGagcatttaaaaaacaaaaccgtAGCTACCGTTGAGATTTTAACTCGATACTTGCATCGCTTAATACGAGTACACAGGATGCGTTATCCTTTAGCGGATGGTTAGATATCAgtcattatatttaaataaattggaaATAACCTTATTTACCACACTATTTCTTAACACTTAAAGCTAAAatagtatattaaataaaaagataaagatCTTAATTAAAATGGGCATAAAGAATAGCCATGATTAATTTAAGTTTCTTTCATTCAACGTCTGATTTCTGTAAAAGAGATTTTAGGGTTTGATTGGAAAACAAAGGGAAGGTTTCCTTACAAAAGGTCTCGAAACTAATCAATTGTGGTTGGGTTTTCAACGAAGACATTGTTCTACACTTTTCATAAATATGGGCttatctcttttaaattattttttaatcttttgTACTGGATCTGTCAATTTTGTAAGTTAGAATTCTAACAATCAGGCCTTTTCTCTGTTTTATCTGGAAGATTTTTTGCACTTGATAGTATTTGTTAAATTTACATTACCGCTAAGCATTCTCTTACATTTTTCATGAAATCCTCGAAGAGGTGGTCTCGATTTCTTAATTTATCTTTGACTATAATTTCAGATCAATTTTTAAAGAAATCTCGTTCTATCAATGCTAATAGAAATCGctattttaaatagtaatagCTTCCAAAAGAAACAAGAGACATTGACTGCGAAATCCAGAAATGagtaataattgaatatgcaattttgcTTTGGTTTTCTTTAGGCTTAATGTGTCGTAATACCACTGTCATACTTAAACACGTGAGACGTTTTTTGGTATTGATGAAAAGTAGATTATAATGCGAAGTAAACAAAAGTGGAAATGTTAAAATTTACAAACATCAAAAGCAGTTTATATTCCGGAGCTtagaagttttgtttttttataattttcatgtaAAACAATACCGAACAACAAACATTCCGCCCCCGAGTTTTCAAGTCATTTACGAGTTAGCAAAGTTACGACCTAACTTTTGTGTGTGTTTTCAAAGCTTGGTTTTATGATCAAAGATTTTCTTTGgtttcgatttatttattgtattatagataattttattggtggtaCATTATATTGTATCTATCTGTGGCCTAAGGCAACTTGTTTCTTTGTGAGAGGGATACGCCAAATCACACGGCTTGGTGTACAACTGTAAAAAGTCGGAGATCATGGTCTTTGAGACCAGGGGTAGGACGCATGATAAGATACCTCCCGTAGTACTCAACGGAACGCCATTGAcaagagtttataaatttaaatatctcggccatgtgttgaccttttagggtgctggtggtgctgccccgcttttgtagcgcatcagggatgtttgcagacgcgcacatagattgtttttacgctaccattcgtaagaggtgtgcatctctggtaagcagagtgagggccagctccaacagtatcctgagcatgatcgcaagcaggctggactgtgtatacgtgggtcgctgtggtgccatctcccatgggatgttacgacagtaattcattgtgatgtaaatataactactaacgtAGGTCTAAGTCttcttaacaatttatatgagtcatggttacttgcaataaaaacattattattattattatttttcggcaAGCACGGATGGTAGCACCGTAAAGACTGCTTTTGCAGcgaatattatatttcaatgcaACTGAGAATTGTTCTCGcgttttgaacattattttattgcttttgtgggCATAAAAGTGCCTCTTACCActgaatactctccacaaacaacgtttgaagaaaaatatgTGACCATGgaagtaatttaatttgaaaagccAGTTGGTACGGTTTTTTAtggcttaaatgggtggacgagctcacgacccacctgttgttaagtgattaccggggcccatcttcaacgtaaatgccgccactcaccttgagatatgagttctaaagtctcagtatatttacaatgtctgccctaaccttcaaaccgaaacgcattattgcttcacggctgaaatagacagggtggtggtacctacccgtgtggactcacaagacgttctaccaccagtgattacgcaaattataattttgcggattttatttttattacacgatgttaatccttcacagtgtaagtcgatcgtgaacatttcttaaatatgtatttcattggaaagATTGGTTCTTGCCAGCGAGATTCGAGCACCGatacatcgctacatacgaacgcaccggacgtcttatcctttcagccacgacaacttcaacaAGATAACAAACAAGATCTCTGGAGACGCACTGTAGATGAGCGCATTGGTTGCAGTTAATTGGGTCGTAATCTGCTCCGATAGGGAGTAATGCTAAGAACGATATGACATGATCGTGTCAAGTAATTCCTGAAAACACTCCCCATTAATCTCCCAGCACTATTTGATGACAGATGAGTTCATTTGTACCTTCTGCCTTGTACTGACTGCCATCTTGCCTGTTTTTGTCGCAAaacaatgcgtttcagtttgaagagtgaaaTAGTGGTTATGCAAATAATAATTACGACGTGAAACGttgtgatgcctatgggctcaataaccatttaatacaAAGTGGTCCATGAGCTTATTTAGCTTAGCAAAATCGCTTAGTAAAAACTTCGACGACTCCAGGATTTCGATGGTTATGAAAATTTTTTTGAAACAAACTTTGtgttaaattaatcaattggaATTATCATTTGAGCAACTTATTTTACTGCCTCAGCTTTCTTAGACTGAGAACAAAAAAGTTCTAGCCCTGAATGTACTTTGAAACagttgtaaatttaattattcaaactCCGAGATTGCAGAACATCTTGTTTGAGttacaaaatttcattttgcCAATTAAGTactctaatataattaattaatggttCTAAATAGTTCCTTCTAGAATATTCGGAGCGTACATCTTTCGTTATATTAACGAATTTTGACACAAAAGTTTTCTAAGAATAAttggtaaataaattaatttattagcttttattgttaaaatacataaaaacgaATAAAGTTGTAATTTTGTCTTTTTGGTATGTACCTGAAAAtctacattttattataaatgcttGTAGTAATatgcttataataaaaaatgaaaaacatcgaAGCTAAAAAACGGAAGAACTAaaagaacacaaaaaaaaatagaaaagtgcATCCCTATGGCGCGTTGACAGACATTTCCTAAGTAGGGCTCGCATCAGGCAGGTCGTGAAACTTATACCAAATACCCATGCAATATAAAAAGAAGATATACTCCGCCGGACCCCCAAAGGAGATATATCCCCCGGGATAAGGGCAAAGAGACGTACTTTGCTATTAAGTGGTGACCGGAGATCAAAGATAGCAACGCGAACGTTGTGATCTGGCAagaaccaatttttccaatgaaatacgaacttaacaaatgttcacgattggcttcaacggtgaaggaataacattgtgtaacaaaaatcaaaccagcaaaattataatttgcgtaattgctggtggtaggacacacAAGAGTGTGAATCcgcagcctatttctgccgtgaagcagtaatgcatttcggtttgatgggtcaggcagccgttgtaattatactgagacaaTAGAATGTATATCTCCAGTTGGGTGGCGAATtcacgttctagatgtctatcggctccggtaaccacttaacaccagatgggcggtgagcgcgtccacccatttaagcaatcaaaaaaactATCTTCCTTTTCAAACAGAACAAAAGGTTCCTATCTAACTAAGAGTCTTCATTCGAGATtttcaaacaatttatttaactCTAAAACTTAAGGAGCACTCAGGAAAATTGTTGGAGGACAGAAAAAATACACTTACCGTATTCTCAGTGATGTCGCTTACTTCACAATGCAATACGGCCGTGGTTCCAATCTGTGCTATAACAGTAGTGCAGTTCTCGGTTAGAAATATACCACTCTTCCCAATTTTACTATTCAATTTATTAGCAACTGACGCTGACGAATCTCTATACATTTTCTTAACTTTATTTAGAGATTTAGCTAATGCACTCTCGTCTAAAAGATCAACAATTTCTTCATTACCTATTCTATTATGTCTTATTACGTTATGTTCACTATCGTTATCTATGTTATGTACATTATCATTATAATCATTATCTAAATTAGAAGATGATAGGCGAAGCGGTTTTGGTATTTTCGGGTGGTAAGTTGACATTATGTATTCTGTTGTTTCTGGTACGTATGTTGATTCTTCGGTCGTGTACGCCATTGTTGTTGATGTTGAAGTTGTTGTTCTTCGTCTATGACCTGGCAagggaaaataatttatttatatatttatttatttattacacttcatgtagaatttacattggcggacttaatgcctaaggcattctctaccagtcaaccaaaggtagtgcagagtaaatagtggtaggtgcaatgaaatttatattaagttacgaatacatacaaataaaaagtatatatacatatatacaaaatcacatatacatatacatataataattatattgtacAAACTTCAActttcaagtcgtcgtggcctaacaaaTAAGACGTcagatgcattcgtgttgagcgatgcaccggtgttcgaatctcaggcgggtaccaatttttctaatgaaatacgtactcataaaatgttcacgattgatttccacggtgaaggaataacatcgtgtaataaaagtgaaacccgcaaaattataatttgcgtaattactggtggtaggacctcttgtgagcgacttcaccctgcctatttctgccgtgaagcagtaatacatttcgatttgaagggtggggcagccgttgtaactatacttgagaccttagaacttatatctcaaggtgggtagcgcatttacgttgtggatgtctatgggctccagtaaccacttaacaccaggtgagccgtgagctcgtccacccatctgagcaataaaaataaataaataaaaacataaaatattttataatgtgcATTATCGTAAAACTGATCAACGTATAAAGATTTTACcacacaattatttttaaatttattgcttaactgaatttaatatttatagtaatattGGTTAATATTTCAGTACAGCCTTCGAACACAGCGCATGAAAAtatgttgttaaaataaatttaaaccttCGTTAGTGAAATTCCAATCAACTTAACTTCTTCTCGAATTCTATATCCATATCAGAAACTCCACTTATAAATTTAACGTTATTAAGAATCAATGATCGaccttttcaaataattttactaataacGATAATTAAGTCTCGAGTCCCAGGTGGGAGTGATTTCAATTAGCTTCATTAAATGCGAACTGATCTATAGCCTTGTAATTATCAATTAATGGAGTCGAATACCTATCTAATTCAGTGGACAGTCaacagataattttttttgggttaccgatttatatttttgtcaaaATAAACATGGTTTGGTCCATATTGATTAAACAGATAGTAAAAGAATCtgattcatttaaaatttaagattaAAGTTTCATTTTCATTGGCTGGCTCTCCCATGTTTCAAAGTACAACGGACAGTCTAAGTATATGTTCCCGTGCACTCTTGCAACgcatttatatgtatgtataaggtaataaaataaatgggtGTATAAAGAGTAAAATTACAGTAATTTCTATGAAGAAATGTGGAAGCAGTAGCAGGGAACCGATGCTATGCATATTCGCATTTTGTGACGAATAGCCAGATagacagcggcttagctctgcccctggccctactgctgtccatgggcgacgttaccactcaccatcaggtggaccgtatgctcgtctgcctacaaggacaaaaaaaaacaaaaaaaaataaactaattaattCACAACTAACCTTTTTTGTGATGCCTCGTAAAATTCCCAAAGACACTACCAAGCCTCTGCTGATTCCGTGAGGTGCAAAGCTCCAATGACCTAAAATCGTCAGCGTTCTGCGACACCAACATGGAAGACTTCTTCGATTCCATTGCACTGTTCATTAATTCCGTTTTAAGTAACAAAACAAGGGCAGTATAGAATAGTTTCAGTTCTCTACAGCAATACATTGTTTTGGCACTGTAGACCGTCACATAAGACTTAAATTTATAGTCATTTTGCACTGCTACCTTCTTGTTCGCTTCGTGGTTTTGTTTTCTTGACGTTTCATTCTGGAAAGAATAAATGAAGTCATTATTTACTGTGCATTGAAAGCTATTAGACAATTGCTCAGTGACAAACATTTTAGATTGGGCGATGGTTTAAATGATGAAGAGGCAGATATCCATTTAATCGTAAATTATACAAGTGTGTGTCAGAGGAAGTATgaaaaattaaagagcggacggttagcgtggtatggacatgacATGCGTAGacagaagatgcatgtgactaggagatgtatggaaatggtagtgcaaggtagaggaggaAAAGAtcaaccgaagaagacatggatggagtgtttgAATGACAATATGAGATAGAAAGGAGTGAGTGCTGAGATGCCAGCTGATAGAAGAAAAtgtaatagaaaaattcgctgtaccGACTCCACCTACTGGGATAgaatctgaagtcgtcgtggcctaaaggataagacgtccggtgcattcgtgttgaagcgatgcaccggtgttcgaatcccgcaggcgggtaccaatttttctaatgaaatatgtactcaacaaatattcacgattgacttccacggtgaaggaataacatcgtgtaataaaaatcaaacccgcaaaattataatttgcgtaattactggtggtaggacctcttgtgagtccgcgcggataggtaccaccgccctgcttatttctgccgtgaagcagtaatgcgtttcggtttgaagggtggggtagccgttgtaactatactgagactttagaacttgtatctcaaggtgggtggcgcgtctacgttgtagatgtctatgggctccagtaaccacttaacatcaggtgggctgtgagctcgtccacccatctaagcaataaaaaaaaaaaaaaaaaaaaaaaaaaaaaaaaaaaaaaaaaaaaaaaaaaaaaaaaaaaaaaaaaaaaaaaaataaggttgaaaaaaaaagaagatatatatgtgtgtatttaATAAGTCCCATTCATCTCTTTGCTTGGTTTTTGTTTAGCTATTCTTAATATATCACAAGGTTAATTTACTGatggtttcccaaataaatatattcatttgCATTAATGGACGTCTTTGACTTTCTACGACTATACTATCCATTATAGGATTATTTACTGCATATTTTAGATATATTGCCGCAGTCCATGGACATTTAGATAGTTAATTAAGTTTCTCGGTTCTCCTATACCGCTTTGAGGTTTTCTTTTTCAACACACAGAGGATTAGCTGTACTCCGGGTATTAGCGATGTTTCTGAGAAACGGCAATAGTTTTTGATTAAGTTGGTTCTTACCTAGTtgctttcaataaataaaatatctacgcCTCTAATGTATCGatctacaaaattaaatttagctCCAAACAGCTATTCAAGTCTAAATCAATACGACCGTACAACTGCTACTTAGGTATTCAATACAACCTTCTTACATTTTTAAGTCTCTCATAAGCGTAAACcgatttatatctatatattaatatgtgaagcaaaaattttgtatcccttttaacgaaaattgcgcggacggaggagtatgtaattttccacacttataaagaatatagagatgaagcgcacaatgcaattttttttttaaataatgcataaaagatacattatatcaataaagaaaacattacacacactaccatgtatttcacacacacacatatactctttgtttattgtcaaacttttgttattgcttaaagtctgtagtcaaattgaggaTAGGTCAGTATTGTATATCTTTAATActactttaatattacgagtattagtctatagtgtagtcttgtaatctgtaacaataggaccataataatattgaaacttataatttcaagtaattatagtcgaatttcgactactgcgggaccactagtcttattaaatgtatgtaatgaaaaaaaaggataaaatattatatatagctCATCCTTACTAAGAAAGTGATAGACAAACTCTCGAGACCCCAtatagtccatagacatcacaccACTATACTGCCAACCTTAAAAATAAGTATAGAAGCTGTATTTTGAGGTCAAGGTCGGAAAATCTTCCTTTGGTTAACGGGGAGGATGAAAATCCTCTAATTGCGAGTACCAAGATGTGCTTAAggaattattaaattttgtctttttaCCATGCTTTGAGGTGACATGAGTTAGAGTGAAGATTAAATATGATATGCTAATAAATACATTACTGATATTATCTGATAAAACGCAAACGGTAGATTAAGGTGtacataaaattttcttttaacaCAAATAAGCTATACATAATATCACGCTGTTCATTCGTAGTGTAGGATTTGATTGAATATTTCCAAGTTTTATGGTGGGTGTAGGATATCCCAGACGGGCTATAATTGTAAACGATATATCACAAGCCGTTGAAATAAAGGATTTAAACACTTCTTAAGTTTTTCGGTATTTGCATTAAAATTCATGTAAtatttggtcatgttgcacgcagggataccagcaatttggaacgccttgtggtgaccggtataataaagggaaaaaggcctaggggttgAGATCCCAAACGATGGggggaccaaatagcggaggaactgggggtacctgtcagcgacgcactccaccaagcaacaaaacgggatcgatggagagagctggttgacggaatcggacaGAGTCACGATCcccagcagtgagggaccgatcgaagagagagagagagcattAATATTAGGGATGTAGAGTGTCATCCTAGAATAGCTATATCCCTATCCTTGTCAGTGTTCTCGTTAACGAGTAAATGAAAAATGGGCAGCAGCGTTATCTGAGTATTATTCCACCGTATTTGCAATTGGCACCTggcatttactggtagtagagcGGTTTGAAGGTACCACAATATCACCTTTTTCTGGGTTAGGGCATTCATTTTGGGAGTGGACTCCGATAATTATGGTACCAGGTGACCGAAAAAGTCGTTCAAtggttcaaaaaaaaattaacgtcaTGGAAAATGTAATGTTGTTATTTTCGCATTCTTCatgacttgaaaatttgcacacgtatcAAGTGTCGACgactatttattttatcacttgaatttaaaataaaacattttcttcTGAAAAACAATCCACActgctataatatataatcatctcacttttttttaaaacaatacacaAACTGTATTACGAACTCTTGAAAGTAATTTACACATTGTATCAATGTAACATCAATTATTACCCGATAATTTGAAAACTCCAAAGTACGATCGACGCTCCTAACGATAAGAAATCCAAATCGAACCTGTACAGAGTATTTAAACAGAGACAGGGAAACGGAGAACAAATTCAAACACGGGTTCATTTCACGGTTCGCTAGCTAACTTTACCTTCAAGTTTTTATGACATGGAGACCCGAACTCCGCTCACGAGATATCTGTTTCAAACAAACTTCTTTAGGTTCGTACAGAATCCGTGTCTTAGCGTCTGGAAACAGttctaaacaaatattatttaatcgattcttttttttttcctacctaagctggtagcctagagcggctattccagcgtaaccgtggctactaggtgagctcacggggctcaaacctgacgacgatgctaacacgaaccctagcaagagccgtgcttcgcagaatctaccaccggatcggaaacgcgacccactgagaagatccggcgagaaactcagtgggctgtgtctgagagttaatttgctcgtcgagcccttcgtcgcaagccatGGGTTCGACGataacggtgaccggtgcttgatgtacctaaaagcaccgttagtggatcgggaggatccgagatgacgtgttttgggcgacgtcgactgctttccattctgtccgcaggatcgggaatgtagagTTTAATCGCATTACTTACGTTTGCCCAAACTAAATCTTCTCAGAACTGGAAAGCTTAACAAAACGATTGTCAAAttagaaatttatttaagactagcgacccgccctcgcttcgcttcggaaacattaaattttattattgatagctgagtcccgcgatgctacccgcggttattgtcgtaccgcgggtctTCATTCCCGCGGGCGacgctagtctaaaaaaagtagcctaagttactccttatatcgtCAGCTACCTCTCAGTGAAAGTCCGGTCAAAATCGGTCCtgccgtttcagagattagccggagcaaacagacagacagacagacaaaaatttaaaaaatatatattttggtgtatgtactccaattttatttatatgtatagattatttcTATTCGTAAACTGTTTTGtgctaaattgttttaattaaagattCACTTAAATTTCTCACTGGACCTGTTCTAGTTCAGATGCGTCTCGTTAACAAAATATCCTAACTAAGAATTGAAAACGAtcaatttgattaaaattttataattttctttaattttcgcGGGTCTATGGACTAGATATTATTAAACATCATTTCCATAGCCCAGAACAGCTGATCTAAAAGTACCTTGTGTCAAAACATTTTCATACGTGCAAAGTTTGAATCAGACACGAaaacactttttactggtggtacgacctctggtgagtccgcacgggtaggtaccaccgccctgcctatttctgccgtgaagcagtaatgcgtttcggtttgaagggtggggcagccgttgtaactatacatgagaccttagaacttatatctcaaggtgggcggcgcatttacgttgtggatgtctatgggctccagtaaccactaaacagcaggtgggctgtgagctcgtccaagccCAGAACAGTTTGCCTAAAAGTACCTTGTGTCAAAAAAATTTCATACAACCAAAGTTTGAATCAGACACGAAAACCCAGAGTGACTGAAAAACGTCAAGGAAAAATACAATGAAAGCGTACGTGACTGCAACATCGAGGGAGGATTCTTAAAATTGAAAGATGTATCATGATCTGCGGCCCCTTTCAAACGCGTTACGAATAAAAACGTCTCAATTTTTATGCGAAAACATAAGCAAAACAATCCGATACGTATCGGGGGTTAGAAAGAACATCTTTGTG includes:
- the LOC101738369 gene encoding uncharacterized protein LOC101738369, translated to MYCCRELKLFYTALVLLLKTELMNSAMESKKSSMLVSQNADDFRSLELCTSRNQQRLGSVFGNFTRHHKKGHRRRTTTSTSTTMAYTTEESTYVPETTEYIMSTYHPKIPKPLRLSSSNLDNDYNDNVHNIDNDSEHNVIRHNRIGNEEIVDLLDESALAKSLNKVKKMYRDSSASVANKLNSKIGKSGIFLTENCTTVIAQIGTTAVLHCEVSDITENTVTWIRRKDYSLLSVGLVTYSADNRFFSAHGRHVKDWALHIRFATSVDGGYYECQVPTHPPTSIFFKLVLVAAYAEIIGESEKIIHEGSMLRLVCVVKRSTEPPSYVFWYFENRMINYDLNGVSVHNGRQTSELVIGKAEPRHAGNYTCVPANAKATSVTVHVVQSETPAAMQHGNNSSASLANVYNLTKLLINIFYLSIILHSHLDIG